The Yamadazyma tenuis chromosome 2, complete sequence sequence ATGTTGGGCTTGGTTCAGACTTCGATGGATGCAGTTCAGTTCCGGTAGGGTTAGAGGACGTATCGAAGTATCCTGAATTGATTGCCAAGGTTCTCGAAAGAACCAATGGAactgatgaagatgttgcTAAGCTTATGGGTGGTAACGTCATGAGAGTTTGGAAAGCTAGTGAGGTTGTAGCTGCTCTGTTGAGTAGCCAACAACCTAATGAGGCAAATTGGGAAGATAGGGATTGGTACGTCCTTGGCTATGGTTACCCTGAATTGTTTCCTGGTGCATTGCAGTTGAAGGAGACTAAATTTAGACCCACTATGAGCTGGGAATTTCTTTAGAGATTTTTTTAGATAAATAAACAAGTCTTTTGAGTGTATGAGTCAGAACTCGTAAAGCGGACGATTTGGCATTGGACAGTATACTGATTTAGACTTGTATCGGCCACTCTGACTATAGTTTCGTAATATAAAATTTAAGATAATATGGTAGTTTATTTGAAGCTTCTCGTGATTAGATTTACAACTCATGGGCTTGCCGGGATAGAAGGATTGTTTACAATAATATGCAAGCCAAAAGTCTTTTCATACTCTTGATAGGGCAGATTGATTGACAGTCTTGTCCATCATCTACAACATTAAGTATGTGAACTTAGGGGTAAAATGCAGCCAGCTAAGCATTTCTTTGTCGGTTGTATCTCAAGGTGAATTGGGCCATGTAACCACAGCCACGTTGGATACTACTCTCTTCCAGTTGAACGATATTTCTTTGATTACTTCTCTTTGCTGTTCTAATTGGATCAGCTTTGACCCCTTTAATCTTATATAATCCTGCTCACCCTTATATTATCCAAAACTTGTGTCGTGTGAGGGACGTGGCACAATCGGAGACAAACGCATAAATACAACAATGACGTCAGACAACACATTTGGGAACATCACAGTACAATTGTGTACTTTCAAAGTAATTTTCGCCAGCAAGATGCTAAAAAAAGAAACAGAAGCGCAATATGGCTATAAATAGATACTTTTCATCACAGAATAATCTGTAATTTAAACAAAATGAAAGGAGAGGTTATCTTCGAGCAAAGCTATGTAGAAAAACGATTTGATAAGAAAAGTGGCTTTGGCTTGTCTTTGGAAGTTGCTAAATCTGTTGATTTGTTCGACACCAAGGCACACCTGaagctgctgaagaaaatggCTGGCCGATAAGAGTCAAAAATTTCTTTTTAGGCGTGTATGAAAGAAACCGAGCTGTACTTGGAACAGCTTGTTCTCAATTTTGAGAACAGTTAGGCATTCAAAACTAGTTCCAAGATTCCAGAAAGGATCAATTGCGAGGTACACTGCCCTGCTTGTAAAGAGTTTCCCTTGAGTTACGGTTTcacttggaaatcaattgAATTTAGTATGTTAGATTactttttggccaacaatAGTCCGCGTCTACAATAATTATCACCCTTTCCAGAAGTTCCTGGTCGTAATAGGCCATCATTGCTCCTTTTCTTACCCGGATAATATCTGCCAAGCTTTTCAAAGCTGACTTTTAGGAAGGAATTAAGGGCGCAGTAATCGTACGAGTTAGTACAGTTTAAATGTGCCAATAGGACATGTATCAGTTCAAGTGCCCAATgattccaaagaaaaaggaCTAGTAGTTTGCGGAGGGAGTTAACTCCTTAAAATCGAAATACGTCATATCCCCAAGCAACACTAGTAACTATCTTAAGACATATTGATAGTGAATTAGGAATAGGGTATTAGTAATGCATAAAAATATAGTTTGCTGATGACGAAATCGATTGTACGATAAATTCGAAACAGGAAAGCTACAATTTGTCCAAAGCAGGAACAGATTAATAAGACGTTAAACTAGTTATTCACGAAATGGGCCTCCCTTTAAACAGAGTGATGAGCATTAAAGCAATAACAATGCACAATTAGTATTTTATTCAATTGTTTAATTTTCACAATTCTAGGTACGAATGCAAATCTGAAATCTAATTGGGTATTTTAGCCTTGATAGAATAGAGATATAGATGCTTTTGTGTCCAGTGCACGAAAAGAGATGCGCGCAAGTACCCCCTGTTTTTGGCTGCAGGAAGTTTCTCGCTCGAAAAAGGTAGCTGTGGGACCAGAAGTAACTTCATTAGGTAAGATATTTAACCGTATGCCATCTTGTACATCAGTAATGAaaataagttgaagataaagACACGCGTGAGCTTGTCAGCTCCCCAATTAATCCTTCCCTTATTCCTTCTTTTGGCTCAAACTGAAATGAACTCACTTATTAGCTATTGAACCATcccattgaagaagcaatGTATCTTAATCAGTACAACTCACGGTCTTCCAAACCAACCTTTCTGGCTATTGGGAATAGTAGACATTTAACCACCTGATTAGAGTTTCCTTTCTTTTGCAAATATTATAGGGGGTATGATTTTCaattattcaagttccctttcaagttgtcaaaTTCCAATAAACCCTTTGTTCTCCTCTCAAAATGGGGCATGAACTTGTCTTGCTGAAGCGATCCAAAACTGTACAAGCAAGCCTGATATTCTACTGATGAGGCAACTGACAAAGTGCTATCCTTTATGACTAAGTCCAAGATATAAAAAGACCAATATTTCAGAATGAATGGCAACAACGCAAGATGCTCTTTAGATTGATATTGATTTGGTATTTAAGTCTTccttttgttcttggatcCACAGGATGCTCTCCTCCATCTACCAGCAGTGGGCTTTCAGTTGATTACTTTGATGATGTGGCCTACAAAAATATGAATACTGCTTATCTTAACGTCATAGATTCAATGACCCCAGACTATACCAATAATGGAGTTAGTGATATTAATTTTTCATTTACTGGAATTACCCAAGTGACATCAGCTGATGCTGATAGTACCACGGACTACCGAGATGTTTATGGTAGAAGCACAAACGTTGTCAAGTTTGGTTTAAGACTTTCAGGATATTTTCTCGCTCCTGGAGATGGGACTTACACATTCACTTTCACAGAAGCTGACGATTCAATAGCCATGACTTTGGGTGGGGCTACACAAGACTTAGACTGTTGTATTGGCGCCAAAGAACTTTCACTAGGAGGGTCACTCAAGGCTAATGGAACCACTGGTGGAGGCTCCACACTGTCTAAATCAAAGGTATCTATGATAACAGGTAACTATTACCCGGTGAAGATTATTTACTACAATAGGGCACCAACAGCAGCTGGAATGACACTTCAAGTGACTTATCCCGACGGTTCCACGCACACAGATGATATTCCATGGTACTATTCTACAgccgatgatgaagacttgtgcaccaccaccaccaccactaaTATTTGGACGGGAACAGATACTGAGTATTTTACTGTAACAGGATCGGACGGCGATGTGACTGTTACTATAGAAGTACCAGAAACTACAACCACAACTACTGATCCATGGACCGGTACAGACACTACAACAATCACCCACTACCCATCCAACCGAAGTGATCCTGTGActgttgaagtcaaaactccagaatcaacaaccactacAACACATATTGGATCCGTTGCCACAACCTATACTGTTACTCCttcaaacccaagtgaCCCAGTgactgttgttgttgaaacaacTCCTGCTCCATCGagtccttcttcatcaagtgTTAAGCCATCAAGTGTTAAGCCATCAAGTCTGTCCGCACACTGGTTGAATTCAACTACctcaatatcatcttcgAACACTCCAGCTCCTTCTAGTCCTGCTCCTTCTAGTCCTGCTCCTTCTAGTCCTGCTCCTTCTAGTCCTGCTCCTTCTAGTCCTGCTCCTTCTAGTCCTGCTCCTTCGGGAAGTGTCATCA is a genomic window containing:
- a CDS encoding uncharacterized protein (EggNog:ENOG502SQPX), with the protein product MLFRLILIWYLSLPFVLGSTGCSPPSTSSGLSVDYFDDVAYKNMNTAYLNVIDSMTPDYTNNGVSDINFSFTGITQVTSADADSTTDYRDVYGRSTNVVKFGLRLSGYFLAPGDGTYTFTFTEADDSIAMTLGGATQDLDCCIGAKELSLGGSLKANGTTGGGSTSSKSKVSMITGNYYPVKIIYYNRAPTAAGMTLQVTYPDGSTHTDDIPWYYSTADDEDLCTTTTTTNIWTGTDTEYFTVTGSDGDVTVTIEVPETTTTTTDPWTGTDTTTITHYPSNRSDPVTVEVKTPESTTTTTHIGSVATTYTVTPSNPSDPVTVVVETTPAPSSPSSSSVKPSSVKPSSSSAHWLNSTTSISSSNTPAPSSPAPSSPAPSSPAPSSPAPSSPAPSSPAPSGSVITITTPWTGSATSFYTTTGTDGKPTVYKETPIPTITTPWTGSTTSFYTTTGTDGKPTVYKETPIPTITTPWTGSITSSYTTTGADGKPTVVVETPVPVVTEKDVTTIILPCTCKEPSTTTTTGDN